One region of Streptococcus salivarius genomic DNA includes:
- the sufC gene encoding Fe-S cluster assembly ATPase SufC, translating into MSVLEIKNLHVSVEDKEILKGLNLTLKTGEIAAIMGPNGTGKSTLSAAIMGNPNYEITEGDILFDGESILDLEVDERARLGLFLAMQYPAEIPGITNAEFIRAAMNAGKEDDEKISVLDFITKLDEKMELLGMREEMAERYLNEGFSGGEKKRNEILQLLMLEPKFALLDEIDSGLDIDALKVVSKGVNAMRGKGFGAMIITHYQRLLNYITPDVVHVMMEGKVVLSGGPELAARLEQEGYAKIAEELGYEYHEEA; encoded by the coding sequence ATGTCTGTACTTGAAATCAAAAATCTTCATGTTTCTGTTGAAGATAAAGAAATCTTGAAGGGTCTTAATTTGACTCTTAAAACTGGTGAGATTGCTGCTATCATGGGGCCTAACGGAACTGGTAAATCTACCCTTTCAGCTGCTATCATGGGTAACCCAAACTATGAAATCACAGAAGGGGACATCCTTTTTGATGGCGAAAGCATCCTTGATTTGGAAGTTGACGAACGTGCACGCCTAGGTCTTTTCCTTGCTATGCAATACCCAGCTGAAATCCCAGGAATCACAAATGCTGAGTTCATCCGTGCGGCTATGAACGCTGGTAAAGAAGATGACGAAAAGATTTCTGTTCTTGATTTCATCACCAAATTGGATGAAAAGATGGAATTGCTTGGTATGCGTGAAGAAATGGCTGAGCGTTACCTTAATGAAGGTTTCTCAGGTGGTGAGAAAAAACGTAACGAAATTCTTCAATTGCTCATGTTGGAACCTAAGTTTGCTCTTCTCGATGAGATTGACTCAGGTCTTGATATCGATGCCCTTAAAGTGGTTTCAAAAGGGGTTAACGCTATGCGTGGCAAAGGCTTCGGTGCTATGATTATCACTCACTACCAACGTCTCTTGAACTACATCACTCCAGATGTCGTACATGTAATGATGGAAGGTAAAGTGGTTCTTTCAGGCGGTCCTGAATTGGCTGCTCGTCTTGAGCAAGAAGGTTATGCGAAAATCGCTGAAGAGCTCGGTTACGAGTACCACGAAGAAGCGTAA